A single genomic interval of Tursiops truncatus isolate mTurTru1 chromosome 16, mTurTru1.mat.Y, whole genome shotgun sequence harbors:
- the ZSWIM8 gene encoding zinc finger SWIM domain-containing protein 8 isoform X8 → MELMFAEWEDGERFSFEDSDRFEEDSLCSFISEAESLCQNWRGWRKQSAGPNSPTGGGGGGGSGGTRMRDGLVIPLVELSAKQVAFHIPFEVVEKVYPPVPEQLQLRIAFWSFPENEEDIRLYSCLANGSADEFQRGDQLFRMRAVKDPLQIGFHLSATVVPPQMVPPKGAYNVAVMFDRCRVTSCSCTCGAGAKWCTHVVALCLFRIHNASAVCLRAPVSESLSRLQRDQLQKFAQYLISELPQQILPTAQRLLDELLSSQSTAINTVCGAPDPTAGPSASDQSTWYLDESTLTDNIKKTLHKFCGPSPVVFSDVNSMYLSSTEPPAAAEWACLLRPLRGREPEGVWNLLSIVREMFKRRDSNAAPLLEILTDQCLTYEQITGWWYSVRTSASHSSASGHTGRSNGQSEVAAHACASMCDEMVTLWRLAVLDPALSPQRRRELCVQLRQWQLKVIENVKRGQHKKTLERLFPGFRPAVEACYFNWEEAYPLPGVTYSATDRKLALCWARALPPRPGASRSGGLEESRERPRPLPAEPAVRPKEPGAKRKGLGEGVLSSQRGPRRLSAEGGDKALHKMGPGGGKAKALGGAGSGGKGSAGSGSKRRLSSEDSSLEPDLAEMSLDDSSLALGAEASTFGGFPESPPPCPHPGASRGPSTFLPEPPDTYEEDGGVYFSEGPEPSTASAGPPGLLPRELCTRDDLASTDESGNGLPKTKEAAPAVGEEEDDYQAYYLNAQDGAGGEEEKAEGGAGEEHDLFAGLKPLEQESRMEILFACAEALHAHGYSSEASRLTVELAQDLLANPPDLKVEPPPAKGKKNKVSTSRQTWVATNTLTKAAFLLTVLSERPEHHNLAFRVGMFALELQRPPASTKALEVKLAYQESEVATLLKKIPLGPSEMSTVRCRAEELREGTLCDYRPVLPLMLASFIFDVLCTPVVSPTGSRPPSRNWNNEMPGDEELGFEAAVAALGMKTTVSEAEHPLLCEGTRREKGDLALALMITYKDDQAKLKKILDKLLDRESQTHKPQTLSSFYSSSRPATASQRSPSKHGGPSAPGALQPLTSGSAGPAQPGSVAGAGPGPTEGFTEKNVPESSPHSPCEGLPSEAALTPRPEGKVPSRLALGSRGGYNGRGWGSPGRPKKKHTGMASIDSSAPETTSDSSPTLSRRPLRGGWAPTSWGRGQDSDSISSSSSDSLGSSSSSGSRRASASGGARAKTVEVGRYKGRRPESHAPHVPNQPSEAAAHFYFELAKTVLIKAGGNSSTSIFTHPSSSGGHQGPHRNLHLCAFEIGLYALGLHNFVSPNWLSRTYSSHVSWITGQAMEIGSAALTILVECWDGHLTPPEVASLADRASRARDSNMVRAAAELALSCLPHAHALNPNEIQRALVQCKEQDNLMLEKACMAVEEAAKGGGVYPEVLFEVAHQWFWLYEQTAGGSSTAREGATSCSASGIRAAGEAGRGLPEGRGVPGTEPVTVAAAAAAVTAATVVPVISVGSSLYPGPGLGHGHSPGLHPYTALQPHLPCSPQYLTHPAHPAHPMPHMPRPAVFPVPSSAYPQGVHPAFLGAQYPYSVTPPSLAATAVSFPVPSMAPITVHPYHTEPGLPLPTSVALSSVHPASTFPAIQGASLPALPTQPSPLVSGGFPPPEEETHSQPVNPHSLHHLHAAYRVGMLALEMLGRRAHNDHPNNFSRSPPYTDDVKWLLGLAAKLGVNYVHQFCVGAAKGVLSPFVLQEIVMETLQRLSPAHAHNHLRAPAFHQLVQRCQQAYMQYIHHRLIHLTPADYDDFVNAIRSARSAFCLTPMGMMQFNDILQNLKRSKQTKELWQRVSLEMTTFSP, encoded by the exons ATGGAGCTGATGTTCGCGGAGTGGGAGGACGGAGAGCGCTTCTCTTTCGAGGATTCGGACCGCTTTGAGGAGGATTCGCTCTGTTCTTTCATTTCCGAGGCCGAGAGCCTCTGCCAGAACTGGCGGGGATGGCGCAAACAGTCAGCGGGGCCCAATTCCCCCACTGGCGGCGGTGGCGGAGGTGGCAGTGGCGGTACCAGAATGCGAG ATGGACTGGTGATCCCACTGGTGGAGCTGTCAGCAAAACAGGTGGCGTTTCATATCCCATTTGAAGTGGTGGAGAAAGTTTACCCCCCGGTGCCTGAGCAGCTCCAACTCCGAATTGCTTTTTGGAGCTTCCCTGAGAATGAAGAGGATATTCG ACTGTATTCCTGCCTGGCCAACGGCAGTGCAGATGAGTTCCAGCGAGGGGATCAGCTATTCCGCATGAGGGCTGTGAAGGACCCCCTGCAGATTG GGTTCCACCTGAGTGCTACAGTGGTGCCACCTCAGATGGTCCCCCCCAAAGGGGCCTACAACGTGGCTGTGATGTTTGACCGCTGCCGGGTCACTTCCTGCAGCTGCACCTGTGGGGCTGGGGCCAAATGGTGCACCCACGTCGTGGCACTCTGTCTCTTCCGCATCCACAAC GCTTCTGCAGTCTGCCTGCGGGCCCCAGTGTCAGAGTCCCTGTCTCGACTGCAGAGGGACCAGCTGCAGAAGTTTGCTCAGTACCTCATCAGTGAGCTCCCTCAGCAG ATCCTGCCCACAGCCCAGCGTCTCCTGGATGAACTCCTCTCCTCCCAGTCAACAGCCATCAATACAGTATGTGGAGCCCCGG ACCCCACAGCAGGGCCGTCTGCCTCCGATCAGAGTACTTGGTATTTGGATGAATCAACACTCACTGACAACATCAAGAAGACACTGCACAAGTTCTGTGGCCCCTCCCCTGTGGTGTTCAG TGATGTGAACTCCATGTATCTGTCTTCCACGGAGCCTCCGGCTGCTGCTGAATGGGCATGTCTGCTGCGCCCACTGAGGGGCCGCGAGCCAGAGGGAGTCTGGAACTTGCTTAGCATTGTGCGGGAGATGTTCAAGCGGAGGGACAGCAATGCTGCCCCCTTGTTGGAAATCCTCACCGACCAGTGCCTCACCTACGAACAG ATAACAGGCTGGTGGTACAGCGTGCGCACCTCAGCCTCACACAGCAGCGCCAGTGGGCACACAGGCCGCAGCAACGGGCAGTCAGAGGTGGCGGCCCACGCATGCGCCAGCATGTGTGACGAGATGGTCACACTGTGGAGGCTGGCTGTGCTGGACCCTGCGCTCAGCCCCCAGCG GCGCCGGGAGCTGTGTGTGCAGCTGCGCCAGTGGCAGCTGAAGGTGATTGAGAACGTGAAGCGGGGACAGCACAAGAAGACCCTGGAGCGGCTCTTCCCTGGCTTCCGGCCGGCAGTGGAGGCCTGCTACTTCAACTGGGAAGAGGCCTACCCCCTTCCCGGTGTCACCTACAGTGCCACTGACAGGAAGctggccctgtgctgggcccGAGCCCTGCCCCCTCGGCCAGGTGCCTCCCGATCTGGGGGCCTGGAAGAATCCCGGGAGCGGCCCCGCCCTCTTCCTGCCGAGCCAGCTGTGCGGCCCAAGGAGCCTGGGGCCAAGCGCAAGGGATTGGGTGAGGGGGTCCTCTCATCGCAGCGGGGTCCCCGCCGCCTCTCGGCTGAGGGGGGAGATAAGGCTCTGCATAAGATGGGTCCAGGTGGGGGCAAAGCCAAAGCATTGGGGGGGGCTGGCAGTGGGGGCAAGGGGTCAGCAGGCAGCGGGAGCAAGCGACGGCTGAGCAGTGAAGACAGCTCCCTGGAGCCGGATCTGGCTGAGATGAGCCTGGATGATAGCAGCCTGGCCCTGGGTGCAGAGGCCAGCACCTTTGGTGGATTCCCGGAGAGCCCACCACCCTGCCCTCACCCTGGTGCCTCCCGAGGCCCTTCTACCTTCCTTCCTGAACCTCCAGATACTTACGAAGAAGATGGTGGCGTGTACTTCTCAGAAGGGCCTGAGCCTTCCACGGCCTCTGCTGGCCCCCCTGGCCTACTGCCCAGGGAGCTTTGTACCCGGGACGACCTCGCTTCCACAGATGAGAGTGGCAATGGGCTCCCTAAAACCAAAGAGGCAGCCCCTGCGGTTGGAGAGGAGGAGGATGACTACCAGGCGTATTATCTGAATGCCCAGGATGGCGCTGGGGGCGAGGAAGAGAAGGctgagggcggggctggggaggAACACGACCTGTTTGCAGGACTGAAGCCACTGGAACAGGAGAGCCGCATGGAG ATATTATTTGCCTGTGCTGAGGCCTTGCATGCGCACGGCTATAGCAGTGAGGCCTCCCGCCTCACCGTGGAGCTTGCCCAGGACTTGCTAGCCAACCCACCTGACCTCAAGGTAGAGCCGCCCCCTGCCAAG GGCAAGAAGAACAAGGTTTCTACAAGCCGTCAGACCTGGGTGGCTACCAACACCCTGACCAAGGCGGCCTTCCTGTTAACAGTGCTAAGTGAGCGCCCAGAGCACCACAACCTGGCCTTCCGAGTGGGCATGTTTGCCTTGGAGCTACAGCGGCCCCCAGCTTCCACCAAGGCCTTGGAG GTGAAGCTGGCATATCAGGAGTCTGAGGTGGCCACCCTGCTCAAGAAGATTCCTCTGGGTCCGAGTGAGATGAGTACTGTGCGCTGCCGGGCAGAGGAGCTTCGGGAGGGGACACTCTGTGATTATCGGCCTGTTTTGCCTCTCATGTTGGCCAGTTTCATCTTTGATGTTCTCTGTACTCCAG TGGTTTCTCCCACGGGTTCCCGGCCCCCAAGTCGCAACTGGAACAACGAGATGCCTGGGGAtgaggagctgggatttgaagcagCAGTTGCTGCCTTGG GCATGAAGACAACAGTGAGTGAGGCGGAGCATCCCCTGCTATGTGAAGGCACACGTCGGGAGAAGGGTGACCTGGCCCTGGCACTAATGATCACTTACAAAGACGACCAGGCCAAACTCAAAAAG ATCTTAGACAAACTCTTGGACCGAGAGAGCCAGACGCATAAACCACAGACACTGAGTTCGTTCTACTCATCTAGCCGCCCGGCCACAGCCAGCCAGAGGTCTCCTTCAAAGCATGGGGGCCCATCTGCTCCAGGGGCCCTGCAACCTCTGACCTCAGGCTCTGCAGGGCCTGCTCAGCCAGGGAGTGtggcaggggctgggccaggccccaCTGAGGGCTTCACAGAGAAGAATGTGCCTG AGAGTTCCCCACATTCCCCCTGTGAGGGTCTCCCATCTGAGGCAGCTTTGACCCCAAGACCAGAGGGAAAGGTCCCCAGCCGCTTGGCACTTGGCAGCCGTGGAGGCTACAATGGACGGGGCTGGGGCTCACCAGGGCGGCCTAAGAAGAAGCACACAG GCATGGCCAGCATTGACAGCAGTGCCCCTGAAACAACGTCGGATAGCTCCCCAACCTTAAGCCGGAGGCCACTTCGAGGGGGCTGGGCCCCTACCTCCTGGGGCCGAGGACAGGACAGTGACAGCATTAGCAGCTCTTCCTCAGACTCCCTTGGCTCCTCGTCCTCCAGTGGAAGTCGCCGGGCCAGTGCCAGTGGAGGGGCCCGGGCGAAGACAGTTGAAGTTGGCAG GTACAAGGGCCGCCGTCCTGAGAGTCATGCCCCCCATGTACCCAATCAGCCGTCAGAGGCAGCTGCACACTTCTACTTCGAGCTGGCGAAGACGGTGCTGATCAAGGCAGGGGGCAACAGCAGCACTTCCATTTTCACACATCCATCTTCCTCAGGGGGCCACCAGGGTCCTCACCGTAACCTGCACCTTTGCGCCTTCGAGATTGGGCTTTATGCCCTTGGCCTGCACAACTTTGTTTCTCCCAACTGGCTCTCACGTACTTACTCTTCCCACGTTTCCTGGATTACAG GCCAGGCAATGGAGATTGGCAGCGCAGCCCTGACTATACTGGTAGAATGCTGGGATGGGCACCTGACACCCCCTGAGGTTGCATCCCTGGCTGACAGGGCATCACGGGCACGAGACTCCAATATGGTGAGGGCAGCGGCGGAACTAGCCCTAAGCTGCCTGCCTCATGCCCATGCGTTGAACCCCAATGAGATCCAGCGGGCCCTGGTGCAGTGCAAGGAGCAG GATAACCTGATGTTGGAGAAGGCCTGCATGGCAGTGGAAGAGGCGGCTAAGGGTGGGGGCGTATACCCCGAAGTGTTGTTTGAGGTTGCTCACCAGTGGTTCTGGCTATATGAGCAAACAGCAGGTGGCTCATCCACAGCCCGTGAAGGGGCTACAAGCTGTAGTGCCAGTGGGATCAGGGCAGCTGGGGAGGCTGGGCGGGGGCTGCCTGAGGGCAGGGGGGTCCCAGGGACTGAGCCGGTTACAgtggcggcagcggcagcagcagtgACAGCAGCCACAGTGGTGCCAGTCATCTCGGTGGGGTCCAGTTTATATCCGGGTCCAGGACTGGGGCATGGTCATTCCCCTGGCCTGCACCCCTACACTGCTCTacagccccacctgccctgcaGCCCTCAATACCTCACCCACCCAGCTCACCCCGCCCACCCCATGCCTCATATGCCCCGGCCTGCCGTCTTCCCTGTGCCCAGCTCTGCATACCCACAG GGTGTGCATCCTGCATTCCTGGGGGCTCAGTACCCTTACTCGGTGACTCCCCCCTCACTTGCCGCCACTGCTGTGTCTTTCCCCGTCCCTTCCATGGCACCCATCACAGTACATCCCTACCACACAGAGCCAGGGCTCCCACTGCCCACCAGTGTGGCCT TGAGCAGTGTCCATCCAGCTTCCACGTTTCCGGCCATCCAGGGTGCCTCactgcctgccctgcccacacAGCCCAGCCCTCTGGTGAGCGGGGGTTTTCCACCACCTGAGGAGGAGACTCACAGTCAGCCTGTCAACCCGCACAGCCTACACCACCTGCACGCCGCCTACCGTGTCG
- the ZSWIM8 gene encoding zinc finger SWIM domain-containing protein 8 isoform X6 has product MELMFAEWEDGERFSFEDSDRFEEDSLCSFISEAESLCQNWRGWRKQSAGPNSPTGGGGGGGSGGTRMRDGLVIPLVELSAKQVAFHIPFEVVEKVYPPVPEQLQLRIAFWSFPENEEDIRLYSCLANGSADEFQRGDQLFRMRAVKDPLQIGFHLSATVVPPQMVPPKGAYNVAVMFDRCRVTSCSCTCGAGAKWCTHVVALCLFRIHNVRPSQFILALFSAPPPLLCCMPGHNASAVCLRAPVSESLSRLQRDQLQKFAQYLISELPQQILPTAQRLLDELLSSQSTAINTVCGAPDPTAGPSASDQSTWYLDESTLTDNIKKTLHKFCGPSPVVFSDVNSMYLSSTEPPAAAEWACLLRPLRGREPEGVWNLLSIVREMFKRRDSNAAPLLEILTDQCLTYEQITGWWYSVRTSASHSSASGHTGRSNGQSEVAAHACASMCDEMVTLWRLAVLDPALSPQRRRELCVQLRQWQLKVIENVKRGQHKKTLERLFPGFRPAVEACYFNWEEAYPLPGVTYSATDRKLALCWARALPPRPGASRSGGLEESRERPRPLPAEPAVRPKEPGAKRKGLGEGVLSSQRGPRRLSAEGGDKALHKMGPGGGKAKALGGAGSGGKGSAGSGSKRRLSSEDSSLEPDLAEMSLDDSSLALGAEASTFGGFPESPPPCPHPGASRGPSTFLPEPPDTYEEDGGVYFSEGPEPSTASAGPPGLLPRELCTRDDLASTDESGNGLPKTKEAAPAVGEEEDDYQAYYLNAQDGAGGEEEKAEGGAGEEHDLFAGLKPLEQESRMEILFACAEALHAHGYSSEASRLTVELAQDLLANPPDLKVEPPPAKGKKNKVSTSRQTWVATNTLTKAAFLLTVLSERPEHHNLAFRVGMFALELQRPPASTKALEVKLAYQESEVATLLKKIPLGPSEMSTVRCRAEELREGTLCDYRPVLPLMLASFIFDVLCTPVVSPTGSRPPSRNWNNEMPGDEELGFEAAVAALGMKTTVSEAEHPLLCEGTRREKGDLALALMITYKDDQAKLKKILDKLLDRESQTHKPQTLSSFYSSSRPATASQRSPSKHGGPSAPGALQPLTSGSAGPAQPGSVAGAGPGPTEGFTEKNVPESSPHSPCEGLPSEAALTPRPEGKVPSRLALGSRGGYNGRGWGSPGRPKKKHTGMASIDSSAPETTSDSSPTLSRRPLRGGWAPTSWGRGQDSDSISSSSSDSLGSSSSSGSRRASASGGARAKTVEVGRYKGRRPESHAPHVPNQPSEAAAHFYFELAKTVLIKAGGNSSTSIFTHPSSSGGHQGPHRNLHLCAFEIGLYALGLHNFVSPNWLSRTYSSHVSWITGQAMEIGSAALTILVECWDGHLTPPEVASLADRASRARDSNMVRAAAELALSCLPHAHALNPNEIQRALVQCKEQDNLMLEKACMAVEEAAKGGGVYPEVLFEVAHQWFWLYEQTAGGSSTAREGATSCSASGIRAAGEAGRGLPEGRGVPGTEPVTVAAAAAAVTAATVVPVISVGSSLYPGPGLGHGHSPGLHPYTALQPHLPCSPQYLTHPAHPAHPMPHMPRPAVFPVPSSAYPQGVHPAFLGAQYPYSVTPPSLAATAVSFPVPSMAPITVHPYHTEPGLPLPTSVALSSVHPASTFPAIQGASLPALPTQPSPLVSGGFPPPEEETHSQPVNPHSLHHLHAAYRVGMLALEMLGRRAHNDHPNNFSRSPPYTDDVKWLLGLAAKLGVNYVHQFCVGAAKGVLSPFVLQEIVMETLQRLSPAHAHNHLRAPAFHQLVQRCQQAYMQYIHHRLIHLTPADYDDFVNAIRSARSAFCLTPMGMMQFNDILQNLKRSKQTKELWQRVSLEMTTFSP; this is encoded by the exons ATGGAGCTGATGTTCGCGGAGTGGGAGGACGGAGAGCGCTTCTCTTTCGAGGATTCGGACCGCTTTGAGGAGGATTCGCTCTGTTCTTTCATTTCCGAGGCCGAGAGCCTCTGCCAGAACTGGCGGGGATGGCGCAAACAGTCAGCGGGGCCCAATTCCCCCACTGGCGGCGGTGGCGGAGGTGGCAGTGGCGGTACCAGAATGCGAG ATGGACTGGTGATCCCACTGGTGGAGCTGTCAGCAAAACAGGTGGCGTTTCATATCCCATTTGAAGTGGTGGAGAAAGTTTACCCCCCGGTGCCTGAGCAGCTCCAACTCCGAATTGCTTTTTGGAGCTTCCCTGAGAATGAAGAGGATATTCG ACTGTATTCCTGCCTGGCCAACGGCAGTGCAGATGAGTTCCAGCGAGGGGATCAGCTATTCCGCATGAGGGCTGTGAAGGACCCCCTGCAGATTG GGTTCCACCTGAGTGCTACAGTGGTGCCACCTCAGATGGTCCCCCCCAAAGGGGCCTACAACGTGGCTGTGATGTTTGACCGCTGCCGGGTCACTTCCTGCAGCTGCACCTGTGGGGCTGGGGCCAAATGGTGCACCCACGTCGTGGCACTCTGTCTCTTCCGCATCCACAACGTGAGGCCCTCCCAATTTATCCTGGCCCTATTCTCCGCTCCACCCCCCCTTCTCTGCTGCATGCCTGGCCACAAT GCTTCTGCAGTCTGCCTGCGGGCCCCAGTGTCAGAGTCCCTGTCTCGACTGCAGAGGGACCAGCTGCAGAAGTTTGCTCAGTACCTCATCAGTGAGCTCCCTCAGCAG ATCCTGCCCACAGCCCAGCGTCTCCTGGATGAACTCCTCTCCTCCCAGTCAACAGCCATCAATACAGTATGTGGAGCCCCGG ACCCCACAGCAGGGCCGTCTGCCTCCGATCAGAGTACTTGGTATTTGGATGAATCAACACTCACTGACAACATCAAGAAGACACTGCACAAGTTCTGTGGCCCCTCCCCTGTGGTGTTCAG TGATGTGAACTCCATGTATCTGTCTTCCACGGAGCCTCCGGCTGCTGCTGAATGGGCATGTCTGCTGCGCCCACTGAGGGGCCGCGAGCCAGAGGGAGTCTGGAACTTGCTTAGCATTGTGCGGGAGATGTTCAAGCGGAGGGACAGCAATGCTGCCCCCTTGTTGGAAATCCTCACCGACCAGTGCCTCACCTACGAACAG ATAACAGGCTGGTGGTACAGCGTGCGCACCTCAGCCTCACACAGCAGCGCCAGTGGGCACACAGGCCGCAGCAACGGGCAGTCAGAGGTGGCGGCCCACGCATGCGCCAGCATGTGTGACGAGATGGTCACACTGTGGAGGCTGGCTGTGCTGGACCCTGCGCTCAGCCCCCAGCG GCGCCGGGAGCTGTGTGTGCAGCTGCGCCAGTGGCAGCTGAAGGTGATTGAGAACGTGAAGCGGGGACAGCACAAGAAGACCCTGGAGCGGCTCTTCCCTGGCTTCCGGCCGGCAGTGGAGGCCTGCTACTTCAACTGGGAAGAGGCCTACCCCCTTCCCGGTGTCACCTACAGTGCCACTGACAGGAAGctggccctgtgctgggcccGAGCCCTGCCCCCTCGGCCAGGTGCCTCCCGATCTGGGGGCCTGGAAGAATCCCGGGAGCGGCCCCGCCCTCTTCCTGCCGAGCCAGCTGTGCGGCCCAAGGAGCCTGGGGCCAAGCGCAAGGGATTGGGTGAGGGGGTCCTCTCATCGCAGCGGGGTCCCCGCCGCCTCTCGGCTGAGGGGGGAGATAAGGCTCTGCATAAGATGGGTCCAGGTGGGGGCAAAGCCAAAGCATTGGGGGGGGCTGGCAGTGGGGGCAAGGGGTCAGCAGGCAGCGGGAGCAAGCGACGGCTGAGCAGTGAAGACAGCTCCCTGGAGCCGGATCTGGCTGAGATGAGCCTGGATGATAGCAGCCTGGCCCTGGGTGCAGAGGCCAGCACCTTTGGTGGATTCCCGGAGAGCCCACCACCCTGCCCTCACCCTGGTGCCTCCCGAGGCCCTTCTACCTTCCTTCCTGAACCTCCAGATACTTACGAAGAAGATGGTGGCGTGTACTTCTCAGAAGGGCCTGAGCCTTCCACGGCCTCTGCTGGCCCCCCTGGCCTACTGCCCAGGGAGCTTTGTACCCGGGACGACCTCGCTTCCACAGATGAGAGTGGCAATGGGCTCCCTAAAACCAAAGAGGCAGCCCCTGCGGTTGGAGAGGAGGAGGATGACTACCAGGCGTATTATCTGAATGCCCAGGATGGCGCTGGGGGCGAGGAAGAGAAGGctgagggcggggctggggaggAACACGACCTGTTTGCAGGACTGAAGCCACTGGAACAGGAGAGCCGCATGGAG ATATTATTTGCCTGTGCTGAGGCCTTGCATGCGCACGGCTATAGCAGTGAGGCCTCCCGCCTCACCGTGGAGCTTGCCCAGGACTTGCTAGCCAACCCACCTGACCTCAAGGTAGAGCCGCCCCCTGCCAAG GGCAAGAAGAACAAGGTTTCTACAAGCCGTCAGACCTGGGTGGCTACCAACACCCTGACCAAGGCGGCCTTCCTGTTAACAGTGCTAAGTGAGCGCCCAGAGCACCACAACCTGGCCTTCCGAGTGGGCATGTTTGCCTTGGAGCTACAGCGGCCCCCAGCTTCCACCAAGGCCTTGGAG GTGAAGCTGGCATATCAGGAGTCTGAGGTGGCCACCCTGCTCAAGAAGATTCCTCTGGGTCCGAGTGAGATGAGTACTGTGCGCTGCCGGGCAGAGGAGCTTCGGGAGGGGACACTCTGTGATTATCGGCCTGTTTTGCCTCTCATGTTGGCCAGTTTCATCTTTGATGTTCTCTGTACTCCAG TGGTTTCTCCCACGGGTTCCCGGCCCCCAAGTCGCAACTGGAACAACGAGATGCCTGGGGAtgaggagctgggatttgaagcagCAGTTGCTGCCTTGG GCATGAAGACAACAGTGAGTGAGGCGGAGCATCCCCTGCTATGTGAAGGCACACGTCGGGAGAAGGGTGACCTGGCCCTGGCACTAATGATCACTTACAAAGACGACCAGGCCAAACTCAAAAAG ATCTTAGACAAACTCTTGGACCGAGAGAGCCAGACGCATAAACCACAGACACTGAGTTCGTTCTACTCATCTAGCCGCCCGGCCACAGCCAGCCAGAGGTCTCCTTCAAAGCATGGGGGCCCATCTGCTCCAGGGGCCCTGCAACCTCTGACCTCAGGCTCTGCAGGGCCTGCTCAGCCAGGGAGTGtggcaggggctgggccaggccccaCTGAGGGCTTCACAGAGAAGAATGTGCCTG AGAGTTCCCCACATTCCCCCTGTGAGGGTCTCCCATCTGAGGCAGCTTTGACCCCAAGACCAGAGGGAAAGGTCCCCAGCCGCTTGGCACTTGGCAGCCGTGGAGGCTACAATGGACGGGGCTGGGGCTCACCAGGGCGGCCTAAGAAGAAGCACACAG GCATGGCCAGCATTGACAGCAGTGCCCCTGAAACAACGTCGGATAGCTCCCCAACCTTAAGCCGGAGGCCACTTCGAGGGGGCTGGGCCCCTACCTCCTGGGGCCGAGGACAGGACAGTGACAGCATTAGCAGCTCTTCCTCAGACTCCCTTGGCTCCTCGTCCTCCAGTGGAAGTCGCCGGGCCAGTGCCAGTGGAGGGGCCCGGGCGAAGACAGTTGAAGTTGGCAG GTACAAGGGCCGCCGTCCTGAGAGTCATGCCCCCCATGTACCCAATCAGCCGTCAGAGGCAGCTGCACACTTCTACTTCGAGCTGGCGAAGACGGTGCTGATCAAGGCAGGGGGCAACAGCAGCACTTCCATTTTCACACATCCATCTTCCTCAGGGGGCCACCAGGGTCCTCACCGTAACCTGCACCTTTGCGCCTTCGAGATTGGGCTTTATGCCCTTGGCCTGCACAACTTTGTTTCTCCCAACTGGCTCTCACGTACTTACTCTTCCCACGTTTCCTGGATTACAG GCCAGGCAATGGAGATTGGCAGCGCAGCCCTGACTATACTGGTAGAATGCTGGGATGGGCACCTGACACCCCCTGAGGTTGCATCCCTGGCTGACAGGGCATCACGGGCACGAGACTCCAATATGGTGAGGGCAGCGGCGGAACTAGCCCTAAGCTGCCTGCCTCATGCCCATGCGTTGAACCCCAATGAGATCCAGCGGGCCCTGGTGCAGTGCAAGGAGCAG GATAACCTGATGTTGGAGAAGGCCTGCATGGCAGTGGAAGAGGCGGCTAAGGGTGGGGGCGTATACCCCGAAGTGTTGTTTGAGGTTGCTCACCAGTGGTTCTGGCTATATGAGCAAACAGCAGGTGGCTCATCCACAGCCCGTGAAGGGGCTACAAGCTGTAGTGCCAGTGGGATCAGGGCAGCTGGGGAGGCTGGGCGGGGGCTGCCTGAGGGCAGGGGGGTCCCAGGGACTGAGCCGGTTACAgtggcggcagcggcagcagcagtgACAGCAGCCACAGTGGTGCCAGTCATCTCGGTGGGGTCCAGTTTATATCCGGGTCCAGGACTGGGGCATGGTCATTCCCCTGGCCTGCACCCCTACACTGCTCTacagccccacctgccctgcaGCCCTCAATACCTCACCCACCCAGCTCACCCCGCCCACCCCATGCCTCATATGCCCCGGCCTGCCGTCTTCCCTGTGCCCAGCTCTGCATACCCACAG GGTGTGCATCCTGCATTCCTGGGGGCTCAGTACCCTTACTCGGTGACTCCCCCCTCACTTGCCGCCACTGCTGTGTCTTTCCCCGTCCCTTCCATGGCACCCATCACAGTACATCCCTACCACACAGAGCCAGGGCTCCCACTGCCCACCAGTGTGGCCT TGAGCAGTGTCCATCCAGCTTCCACGTTTCCGGCCATCCAGGGTGCCTCactgcctgccctgcccacacAGCCCAGCCCTCTGGTGAGCGGGGGTTTTCCACCACCTGAGGAGGAGACTCACAGTCAGCCTGTCAACCCGCACAGCCTACACCACCTGCACGCCGCCTACCGTGTCG